One window of the Cryptomeria japonica chromosome 7, Sugi_1.0, whole genome shotgun sequence genome contains the following:
- the LOC131067950 gene encoding wound-induced protein 1 — MPPTIHNSSLYKPTFTHFSLCIKNIHLYSPLPTVELLFCRYILAILAEEQKKISMVQQLYVALSCGDSGRVQGNLASEVDWWFHGPPCCQYLMRSLTGITHDHCSSFQFLPRSITVLGNKVVVEGWEGESCYWIHVWTVDNGIITEVREYFNTSLVVKEFKPTSSSAPLLGKRSQLCVPLWQSKLNNSKSKSMPGLVLAI, encoded by the coding sequence ATGCCGCCTACAATCCACAATTCTTCTTTATATAAACCCACATTTACCCACTTCTCCTTGTGCATTAAAAATATCCATCTTTATTCCCCTCTTCCCACTGTGGAACTTCTTTTCTGTAGATATATTCTGGCAATCCTGGCTGAAGAGCAGAAGAAAATCAGTATGGTGCAGCAGCTTTATGTTGCCCTATCATGTGGAGATAGTGGGAGAGTTCAAGGGAATTTGGCTTCCGAGGTGGATTGGTGGTTCCACGGTCCTCCTTGCTGTCAGTACTTGATGCGCAGTCTCACTGGCATTACACATGATCACTGCTCTTCTTTCCAGTTTCTTCCACGCTCCATTACTGTTCTGGGTAACAAGGTCGTAGTGGAAGGCTGGGAGGGTGAGTCGTGCTACTGGATTCATGTCTGGACTGTAGATAATGGGATCATAACTGAAGTTCGTGAGTACTTTAATACGTCGCTGGTTGTCAAGGAGTTTAAACCCACTTCTTCCTCTGCACCATTGCTTGGGAAAAGAAGCCAGTTGTGCGTGCCGCTGTGGCAGAGCAAGCTTAAcaattccaaatcaaaatcaatGCCTGGCCTCGTGCTTGCCATCTGA